TGCAGACTTCTCGTCTCTTTGTTGGCAGATACTTAGGAAGCTCGTCAACCTTTATGAGTTCAGGGCAATTTCTAATATTTCCTTGTGGATAAATGCTCGATCCAAGAGAAATTTGATTTTATCCGTGGAAAGTGGATTGCCATTGGCATAATGTTCAACCCAAGTAGTGCTAATTTCGTCTGGATTTTCCGGCAAATTACTTACATCCCAACCGGGTATATCTAAATCTTCCATCAAGCGATTAATTTTGGGATCATAGCTGAGGGCAAAACAACGACATCCCTCACTCGCAGCCATAATTAAACTATGTAAACGCATACCGATCGCCATTTCTACCCCTCGAAATACACCCTTGAGTAATTCTGGTTCCTCCAAACACATCACCTGACTGACATCTCGAAAAGCTGAATGTATGGCTTGGGCGATACTTAAATCCTGGGCTTTCTGGAAAGGTAGGAGTAGAATAAAAGTCTGGGTTGCTTTCTGGAAATCCACCAGAGCTTTAGTAATTTGGGATAACCGCATAGCAGTTAGTTGGGGGTGCGATCGCAATGTTACAGCCACCCTCGGTGCAGGTAAATCCCACAATCCTGGAACCGGTTTTGCTTCTAGTGCCCAAACTGGATCCGGTGCGAGAACATAAGGTATATTCCAATCATGGAGTAAGCCAGCAGAAGCGCGATCGCGCACACTCACTTGGGTACAATGAGCAAAAGTTTGTCTTGCTAACCATTGTGTCTGTTTCCGCTTCAAAGGTCCAATACCCTGTGCCCAAGCTACAGTTTTTAAACCCATTCTCTGGGCTAATGTCATCATTCCTCCATAATAAAATGGGCTAATGGCACTAGTTGCATCCTGAATTAGGCTACCACCTCCCCAAATTAAAGCATCACAGGATTGCAAAGCTTGCATCACAGACAAAAAAGCCATGCGATCGCACACCTCTACCCCATAGCGCTGTCGAGTTTCCTGGGGGTTACCAGACAAAACCACAGGACTCACATTCGGTGGTAGCATTTGCAACAGAGTCGCCAGCAAAGCTTCATCACCACCATTTCCTTTACCGTAATAACCAGACAATAACGCCCGCATTGCTTTCACTTGGTTGTATATTTGGGTAGATGCTTAGACTTTGTAACTGATATTTTGCCTAAATGTAAATGGTAATCGGTAATCCGTGATGGGTCATCACAAATCATCCTCGCGATCGCTCAATAAGCACTTTATCCCGATCCAGCCATACCCTTGACTAACTTACCCTTCACCCTTGACCATTGACTATTGACCACCGACTATCAATTAATTATGCACGCTCTTTCAGTCCCCACTTGGATTATTCACATTTCTAGTGTTATTGAGTGGATAGCTGCCATCTGGTTAATTTGGAGATATGGCGAAACCACAAATAACCATGCTTGGTGGGCACTATCTTGGGGAATGTTACCAGCATTAATTAGTGCAATGTGTGCTTGTACTTGGCATTATTTTGACAATGTACCATCCTTAGAATGGTTAGTGACATTACAAGCAACTATGACCTTAGTCGGTAATTTTACCCTCTGGGCGGCGGCATTTTGGATTTGGCGGCAAAGTAATTCTCCACAACATCTTGCCTCAGATAATCCCCCAGCCAATTCCACTCAAGACTCGTAGCTGATTCCCGACTTTTTACCAAGTCAAGGTGATGAACTCTTCTAATCCTTTGAATT
The Calothrix sp. 336/3 DNA segment above includes these coding regions:
- the csaB gene encoding polysaccharide pyruvyl transferase CsaB; the protein is MRALLSGYYGKGNGGDEALLATLLQMLPPNVSPVVLSGNPQETRQRYGVEVCDRMAFLSVMQALQSCDALIWGGGSLIQDATSAISPFYYGGMMTLAQRMGLKTVAWAQGIGPLKRKQTQWLARQTFAHCTQVSVRDRASAGLLHDWNIPYVLAPDPVWALEAKPVPGLWDLPAPRVAVTLRSHPQLTAMRLSQITKALVDFQKATQTFILLLPFQKAQDLSIAQAIHSAFRDVSQVMCLEEPELLKGVFRGVEMAIGMRLHSLIMAASEGCRCFALSYDPKINRLMEDLDIPGWDVSNLPENPDEISTTWVEHYANGNPLSTDKIKFLLDRAFIHKEILEIALNS
- a CDS encoding DUF2499 domain-containing protein, producing the protein MHALSVPTWIIHISSVIEWIAAIWLIWRYGETTNNHAWWALSWGMLPALISAMCACTWHYFDNVPSLEWLVTLQATMTLVGNFTLWAAAFWIWRQSNSPQHLASDNPPANSTQDS